A single window of [Clostridium] hylemonae DSM 15053 DNA harbors:
- the araD gene encoding L-ribulose-5-phosphate 4-epimerase: protein MLEALKKEVFEANMMLPKYGLVTFTWGNVSGIDREKGLFVIKPSGVEYDKLKAQDMVVMNLDGEKVEGEYNPSSDTETHLELYRAFPDMGGIVHTHSEWATSWAQAGRGIPCYGTTHADYMYGEIPCVRNLTREEIEEAYEKNTGLLIVEHFKGREYMAMPAVLCKNHGPFTWGKNAAEAVHNAVVLEEVAKMAARCELINPQVRPAPQELQDKHYYRKHGANAYYGQNK, encoded by the coding sequence GTGTTAGAGGCGTTAAAAAAAGAGGTGTTTGAGGCCAATATGATGCTTCCAAAGTATGGACTTGTTACATTTACTTGGGGGAATGTAAGCGGGATCGACAGGGAGAAGGGCCTGTTTGTCATCAAACCGAGCGGCGTAGAGTACGATAAGCTGAAAGCGCAAGATATGGTAGTCATGAATCTGGACGGCGAAAAGGTGGAGGGGGAATATAATCCTTCTTCGGATACGGAGACGCATCTGGAGCTTTACAGAGCATTTCCGGATATGGGAGGCATCGTACATACGCATTCTGAGTGGGCAACGAGCTGGGCGCAGGCGGGAAGAGGTATTCCGTGCTACGGTACGACCCATGCAGATTATATGTACGGAGAGATCCCGTGCGTGCGCAATCTGACCCGGGAGGAGATCGAGGAAGCTTACGAGAAGAATACAGGACTTCTTATCGTGGAACATTTTAAAGGCAGGGAGTATATGGCGATGCCGGCCGTACTCTGCAAAAACCACGGTCCGTTTACGTGGGGCAAAAACGCAGCCGAGGCGGTACACAATGCGGTTGTCCTTGAGGAGGTGGCCAAGATGGCTGCCCGCTGTGAGCTCATCAACCCACAGGTCAGGCCCGCTCCCCAGGAGCTCCAGGATAAGCATTACTACAGAAAACATGGCGCAAACGCTTATTATGGGCAGAATAAATAA
- a CDS encoding Cof-type HAD-IIB family hydrolase, translating to MIKLIASDLDGTLLLNGAQRLNPEVFDLIRALKEHGILFTAASGRQYTNLRRLFAPVKDDIAYVAENGSLCIYEGKTLSKGMIGRELGLRIIDAVHSYGRCECIVSGERVCYTDSRDTRFKEHMLHVVGNDMEFVSDLKEDVHEPFLKLALCDFQGTRKTEEHFKALFSDEIKIVTSGNIWVDFITPGANKGNALQVLLDHLHIDAKDCAAFGDQCNDEEMLQLAGVSYAMAGAAPAVIQQASHTTDSVENVLKRILEALE from the coding sequence ATGATTAAACTGATCGCAAGTGACTTGGACGGTACTTTACTTCTGAACGGAGCCCAGCGGCTGAACCCGGAAGTTTTTGACCTGATCAGAGCACTGAAGGAACACGGGATCTTATTTACAGCTGCCAGCGGACGGCAGTATACGAATCTGCGGCGTCTGTTCGCTCCGGTCAAAGACGATATCGCCTATGTGGCGGAAAATGGTTCCCTGTGCATCTATGAAGGGAAGACACTTTCTAAAGGAATGATCGGCCGGGAACTTGGACTTCGTATTATCGACGCCGTGCACAGCTACGGCCGCTGTGAGTGTATCGTATCCGGGGAGAGAGTGTGCTATACGGATTCCCGCGATACGCGCTTTAAGGAACATATGCTGCATGTTGTCGGAAATGACATGGAATTTGTCTCTGATCTGAAAGAAGACGTACATGAGCCGTTCTTAAAGCTCGCACTGTGCGACTTTCAAGGGACGCGCAAAACAGAGGAACATTTCAAAGCGTTGTTTTCTGATGAGATAAAGATCGTGACTTCCGGAAATATTTGGGTCGATTTTATCACACCGGGGGCCAACAAGGGAAATGCGCTTCAGGTACTGCTCGATCATCTTCATATCGACGCGAAAGACTGTGCCGCCTTCGGCGACCAGTGTAACGACGAGGAGATGCTTCAGCTCGCAGGAGTAAGTTACGCCATGGCCGGTGCGGCGCCTGCCGTCATACAGCAGGCTTCCCACACGACAGATTCGGTCGAAAACGTGCTGAAGCGTATTTTAGAAGCTTTGGAATAA
- a CDS encoding helix-turn-helix transcriptional regulator, with product MPKGANQKLKLYYLMKIMLEKTDDDHSITMPEILAELERYEVTAERRSIYADLQTLDRMGVEIIGEPVGKTYHYHVGSRQFELAELKLLVDAIQSSKFITAKKSNELIRKLEGMCSEYEAKKLQRQVYVSGRIKTMNESIYYNVDSIHNAIAENRKILFQYYQWNIKKEMELRREGTYYHISPWGLCWDDENYYLVGYDAEDQIIKHYRVDKMLRIKMSDEQREGKEHFHQFDIAAYTRKNFAMYGGKEERVKLLMDNSLAGVVIDRFGKDISLIPADEERFTVSVDVAVSRQFVGWLFALGKGAEIIGPDKVVRQVREEIRRLAEQYEVK from the coding sequence ATGCCAAAAGGGGCGAACCAAAAACTTAAACTATACTATCTTATGAAGATCATGCTGGAAAAAACGGATGATGACCACAGTATCACCATGCCGGAGATCCTGGCGGAACTAGAGCGTTATGAGGTGACTGCGGAGCGGAGAAGTATTTATGCGGATCTGCAGACATTGGATAGGATGGGCGTGGAGATCATCGGAGAGCCTGTGGGAAAGACTTACCATTATCATGTCGGGAGCAGGCAGTTTGAGCTTGCGGAATTAAAACTTCTGGTGGACGCGATTCAGTCTTCTAAATTTATCACAGCCAAAAAGTCAAATGAACTGATCCGGAAGCTGGAGGGTATGTGCAGCGAATATGAGGCGAAGAAACTGCAGCGTCAGGTCTATGTATCCGGCAGGATCAAAACAATGAATGAAAGCATTTATTACAATGTGGATTCTATACACAACGCCATTGCGGAAAACAGGAAAATCCTGTTTCAGTATTATCAGTGGAATATAAAAAAGGAGATGGAACTGCGGCGCGAAGGGACATATTATCATATCAGCCCGTGGGGATTGTGCTGGGATGATGAAAACTACTATCTTGTAGGATACGATGCAGAAGATCAGATCATCAAACATTACCGGGTAGATAAGATGTTAAGAATTAAGATGTCTGATGAGCAAAGAGAAGGAAAAGAACATTTTCATCAATTTGACATTGCAGCTTATACGAGAAAAAATTTCGCCATGTACGGCGGAAAAGAGGAACGGGTAAAACTTCTTATGGACAACAGTCTGGCCGGCGTAGTCATCGACCGGTTCGGAAAAGATATCTCTTTAATACCCGCGGACGAAGAGCGCTTTACGGTCAGCGTCGATGTGGCGGTCAGCCGGCAGTTTGTGGGGTGGCTTTTTGCTCTTGGGAAAGGCGCAGAGATCATAGGACCGGATAAAGTGGTGCGGCAGGTCAGGGAGGAGATCAGGAGACTGGCTGAGCAATATGAAGTGAAATAA
- the greA gene encoding transcription elongation factor GreA, which produces MEAKKKLLTYAGLKALEDELENLKVVKRKEVAGKIKEAREQGDLSENAEYDAAKDEQRDIEARIEELEGILKNAEVVVEDEVDFDKINVGCAVKVFDKTFDEEMEFKIVGSTEANSLEGKISNESPVGQALMGKKVGDTVKVETQAGEMAYKVLEISRSM; this is translated from the coding sequence ATGGAAGCAAAGAAAAAATTACTTACTTATGCAGGCCTGAAGGCACTGGAGGATGAACTGGAGAATTTGAAGGTCGTAAAGCGGAAGGAAGTTGCGGGCAAGATCAAAGAAGCCAGGGAGCAGGGCGATCTGTCCGAGAACGCGGAGTACGATGCGGCCAAGGACGAGCAGCGTGACATAGAAGCCCGCATTGAAGAGCTGGAAGGCATTCTGAAGAATGCAGAAGTCGTAGTGGAAGACGAAGTGGATTTCGATAAGATTAATGTCGGCTGTGCTGTGAAAGTATTCGATAAGACATTTGATGAAGAGATGGAATTTAAAATAGTAGGTTCTACGGAGGCGAACAGCCTGGAAGGTAAAATCTCCAACGAATCACCGGTTGGCCAGGCTTTGATGGGCAAGAAGGTGGGAGACACCGTGAAAGTAGAAACACAGGCAGGCGAGATGGCTTACAAGGTTCTTGAAATAAGCCGTTCAATGTAA
- the lysS gene encoding lysine--tRNA ligase has product MSKQQGNVQEPDLNQLRKVRREKLKELQENGKDPYQVMRYEATVHAADIKENYDEMEGKHVSVAGRVMQKRVMGKASFCNVLDQSGNIQSYVARDSLGEEAYKEFKKLDIGDIVGLEGEVFKTKTGEISIHATAVKLLSKSLQILPEKFHGLTNTDTRYRQRYVDLIMNPEVRDTFIKRSHIISAIRRYLDGQGFLEVETPMLVSNAGGAAARPFETHFNALSEDFKLRISLELYLKRLIVGGLEKVYEIGRVFRNEGLDTRHNPEFTLMELYQAYTDYNGMMDLTENLYRHVAQEVLGTTTIVYNGVEMDLGKPFERITMIDAVKKYAGVDWNEVHTLEEARALADKHHVEYEDRHKKGDILSLFFEEFAEEHLIQPTFVMDHPIEISPLTKKKPEDPEYVERFEFFMNGWEMANAYSELNDPIDQRERFRAQEELLAQGDEEANTTDEDFLNALEIGMPPTGGIGFGIDRMCMLMTDSAAIRDVLLFPTMKSIGGTDVSKKAAAPEGSAAAEAEKAPEKIDFSNVKIEPLFEEMVDFETFSKSDFRAVKVKACEAVPKSKKLLKFILDDGTDAERVILSGIHEYYEPEELVGKTCIAITNLPPRPMMGIASCGMLISAVHEEDGREGLNLLMVDDRIPAGAKLY; this is encoded by the coding sequence GTGTCCAAACAGCAGGGAAATGTACAGGAACCGGACTTAAATCAGTTGAGGAAGGTCCGCCGTGAAAAGTTAAAAGAGCTTCAGGAAAATGGCAAAGACCCGTATCAGGTGATGCGCTATGAGGCGACGGTCCATGCCGCCGATATAAAGGAAAATTACGATGAGATGGAAGGAAAGCACGTATCTGTGGCAGGTCGTGTTATGCAGAAGCGCGTCATGGGTAAGGCGTCTTTCTGTAATGTCCTCGACCAGAGCGGAAACATCCAGTCGTATGTCGCAAGGGACAGTCTCGGAGAAGAGGCGTACAAAGAGTTTAAGAAGCTTGATATCGGCGATATCGTGGGGCTGGAAGGTGAAGTCTTCAAGACGAAGACGGGCGAGATCTCCATACATGCGACCGCGGTAAAGCTGCTCTCCAAGAGCCTCCAGATCCTGCCGGAAAAATTTCACGGACTGACAAACACGGATACCCGCTACCGTCAGAGATATGTAGACCTGATCATGAATCCTGAGGTGAGGGATACCTTTATAAAGCGCTCCCACATAATCAGCGCGATCAGAAGATATCTGGACGGCCAGGGCTTTCTCGAGGTGGAGACACCGATGCTCGTGAGCAATGCCGGAGGGGCGGCCGCCAGGCCGTTTGAGACGCATTTTAACGCGCTCAGCGAAGACTTTAAGCTGCGTATTTCTCTGGAACTTTACTTAAAGCGCCTTATTGTGGGCGGCCTTGAAAAGGTGTACGAGATCGGACGTGTCTTCCGCAATGAAGGACTGGATACAAGACATAACCCGGAGTTTACGCTGATGGAATTATATCAGGCATATACAGACTACAACGGAATGATGGATCTCACAGAGAATCTGTACCGCCACGTGGCACAGGAGGTCCTCGGCACGACGACCATCGTTTATAACGGTGTGGAAATGGATCTGGGAAAACCGTTTGAAAGAATCACAATGATAGATGCCGTAAAGAAATATGCAGGTGTGGACTGGAATGAAGTGCATACGCTGGAAGAGGCGAGAGCGCTGGCTGACAAGCACCATGTAGAATATGAGGACAGGCATAAAAAGGGAGATATTTTAAGTCTGTTTTTCGAGGAGTTTGCAGAAGAGCACCTCATTCAGCCGACGTTTGTTATGGATCATCCGATCGAGATATCACCGCTCACGAAAAAGAAACCGGAAGATCCGGAGTATGTGGAGCGGTTTGAATTCTTCATGAACGGCTGGGAGATGGCAAATGCGTACTCTGAGCTCAATGACCCGATCGACCAGAGAGAGCGTTTCAGGGCGCAGGAAGAACTACTGGCCCAGGGGGACGAAGAGGCGAATACTACGGATGAAGACTTCCTCAACGCGCTGGAGATCGGCATGCCGCCTACGGGAGGGATCGGATTCGGAATTGACCGGATGTGTATGCTCATGACGGATTCGGCTGCGATCCGTGACGTGCTGTTGTTCCCGACAATGAAGAGCATCGGCGGTACTGACGTTTCTAAAAAAGCAGCCGCGCCGGAAGGATCAGCAGCTGCGGAGGCTGAGAAAGCGCCGGAAAAGATCGATTTTTCTAACGTAAAGATCGAGCCGTTATTTGAAGAGATGGTAGATTTTGAGACATTCAGTAAGTCTGATTTCAGAGCCGTCAAGGTAAAAGCCTGCGAAGCTGTACCGAAGAGCAAGAAGCTTCTGAAGTTCATCCTTGATGACGGAACAGACGCCGAACGCGTGATCTTAAGCGGTATCCATGAATATTATGAGCCGGAAGAACTGGTTGGAAAGACTTGTATCGCGATCACAAATCTGCCGCCCAGACCGATGATGGGAATTGCTTCCTGCGGAATGCTGATCTCAGCAGTTCATGAGGAAGACGGCAGGGAAGGACTGAATCTTTTGATGGTAGATGACAGAATCCCGGCAGGTGCGAAGCTGTACTAA
- a CDS encoding GntR family transcriptional regulator: protein METRKNSYELQAYEKIKEAIYKRRLAPGAPLVEQSLCDAFHVSRTPVRNALRRLSQEGYVEIIPNKGAFVIQPSIEDIRQLYEVRIELEIFAVHLCIETFREDDIKILQEILDQEQKAFEDRDFPLYMETNTEFHVTIVDKAENQYLSDIFHSIYKKMNIILTLYDNFYVPIAQDIQSVKYHELMILAIENKQVGKFEKLLKELCDTIYHAFRQRLVTYSDVQTAVIDMNDAPNSRDVRFTL from the coding sequence ATGGAAACCAGAAAAAATTCTTATGAATTACAGGCTTATGAAAAAATTAAAGAGGCAATCTATAAAAGGCGCCTGGCCCCAGGAGCTCCTTTAGTTGAGCAGTCTCTGTGTGATGCGTTCCATGTGAGCAGGACACCTGTCAGAAATGCACTGCGGCGCCTGTCGCAGGAAGGATATGTGGAGATCATTCCCAACAAAGGGGCGTTTGTCATACAGCCAAGTATCGAAGATATCCGTCAGTTGTACGAAGTGAGGATCGAACTGGAGATATTTGCTGTTCATCTGTGTATTGAGACCTTCAGAGAGGATGATATCAAAATTCTCCAGGAGATCCTTGACCAGGAACAAAAAGCCTTTGAAGACAGGGATTTTCCTCTCTATATGGAGACAAATACAGAATTTCACGTTACTATCGTGGACAAGGCGGAGAATCAATATCTGAGTGACATCTTTCACAGTATCTATAAAAAAATGAATATTATCCTTACCCTATATGATAACTTTTATGTCCCTATTGCGCAGGATATCCAGTCGGTCAAGTATCATGAACTTATGATACTTGCCATTGAGAATAAGCAGGTAGGTAAATTTGAGAAACTGCTGAAAGAATTGTGCGATACTATCTATCACGCTTTTCGCCAGCGTCTGGTAACCTATTCTGATGTCCAGACAGCAGTTATCGATATGAACGATGCCCCCAACAGCCGTGATGTCCGGTTTACTTTATGA
- a CDS encoding NAD/NADP octopine/nopaline dehydrogenase family protein translates to MKVTVFGSGNGGCTLAADWALAGHEVRLFDFKQFSANIDAVNEAGGIAVSGCVKGFAKLSYCGCDIDRALDGCDILYVVGPAYSTESFGKACRGKLPYGQKVIIVPGSCGGALIFKKALGLNYDDESVIAGETHTLPYACRVMDPGVIQVYHKLTGWVYIAALPSKYTDELYRIFNQVNPCVPAKNVLQTTLTNGNPAIHPAGTLMMAAWIEATGGDFYFYENGIQPSVGRLIRSIDTERLSIAKAMGFDLYPGPVLTKKQGYLIEDDYENCYRSAPGFKGVKAPQKLDTRYFHEDVGFGLVLFEELGRKFGVEVSNISSVITIASTIMQRDYRAERARTLDKLGLGDLSCQELLNCL, encoded by the coding sequence ATGAAGGTTACTGTATTTGGAAGTGGAAACGGCGGGTGTACACTGGCGGCGGACTGGGCGTTAGCAGGACATGAAGTCAGGCTGTTTGACTTTAAACAGTTCTCTGCTAATATTGACGCGGTCAATGAAGCAGGAGGCATTGCTGTTTCCGGTTGTGTAAAAGGATTCGCAAAATTATCTTACTGTGGCTGTGATATCGACAGAGCGTTGGATGGATGCGATATTCTGTATGTGGTAGGCCCTGCATATAGTACGGAATCATTTGGAAAAGCGTGCAGAGGTAAGCTTCCATATGGACAGAAGGTCATTATTGTCCCCGGTTCATGCGGAGGGGCATTGATCTTCAAAAAGGCGTTGGGACTTAATTACGATGATGAAAGCGTAATAGCAGGAGAGACCCATACCCTGCCGTATGCCTGCAGGGTAATGGATCCGGGGGTAATACAGGTATATCATAAACTGACGGGATGGGTCTATATCGCAGCGCTCCCCTCTAAATATACGGATGAATTATATAGGATATTCAATCAGGTCAACCCTTGTGTTCCTGCCAAAAATGTACTTCAGACAACATTGACAAACGGGAACCCGGCAATTCATCCTGCCGGAACTCTGATGATGGCGGCGTGGATCGAAGCTACCGGAGGCGATTTTTATTTCTATGAAAATGGTATTCAGCCAAGCGTAGGGCGTCTGATCCGCAGTATTGATACAGAACGGTTGTCTATCGCAAAGGCTATGGGATTTGACCTGTATCCGGGACCGGTATTGACAAAGAAACAAGGGTATCTTATTGAGGATGACTATGAAAACTGTTACCGCAGCGCTCCAGGCTTCAAAGGAGTCAAAGCCCCTCAGAAACTGGACACCCGGTATTTCCACGAGGATGTGGGATTTGGGCTTGTTCTGTTTGAAGAATTAGGCCGGAAATTTGGCGTAGAAGTATCCAATATCAGTTCTGTCATTACGATCGCATCCACTATAATGCAGAGGGATTACAGAGCAGAAAGAGCGCGGACACTTGATAAGCTGGGACTTGGTGATCTTTCCTGTCAGGAACTGCTCAATTGCCTGTAA
- the tig gene encoding trigger factor, with protein sequence MRKRMLVCAVLLGTAAALAGCGSGQISNDYITVSKYKGVEVPKVEGIPDITDESVDNNIETVREGFAEIKDVTDRAIQEGDVVIIDYAASADGQPIQNGSGSDYELTVGSGSFYEGFDDNLIGHNAGDTLNIEHTFADDFNNKTLAGKKASIDVTVKAVREKELPELTDEFVRTISQKSDTVEEYRKEVRKLLEENNKEYIQSELMDSAWKQVLENTEVKKYPKDRLKEEEQSFYDHYEDGADMYEMDFPEFLSKIDMTEAEFKEKAEEAARSNVKEDLTVELIADKEHIKLDDKAYKKAKKELAEEMGYEDVKAMEKEAPEESVRRYILREKVKEWVADNCIQAAPEK encoded by the coding sequence ATGAGAAAAAGAATGTTGGTATGTGCGGTTCTGCTCGGGACAGCGGCGGCGTTAGCAGGCTGCGGTTCAGGACAGATATCCAATGATTATATCACGGTATCAAAATATAAAGGGGTGGAGGTGCCGAAGGTGGAGGGCATCCCTGACATTACGGATGAGTCCGTGGATAATAATATTGAAACGGTCAGGGAAGGATTTGCGGAAATAAAAGACGTCACTGACAGAGCGATACAGGAGGGGGACGTTGTGATCATTGACTACGCCGCGTCAGCAGACGGACAGCCGATACAAAACGGATCGGGCAGCGATTATGAGCTGACGGTTGGTTCGGGGTCATTTTATGAAGGGTTTGACGATAATCTGATCGGACATAACGCCGGCGATACACTGAACATTGAACATACATTTGCGGACGACTTCAATAATAAGACGTTGGCAGGGAAAAAAGCATCCATTGATGTCACGGTCAAAGCGGTCAGGGAAAAGGAACTGCCCGAGCTGACGGACGAATTTGTCCGGACGATCTCACAGAAGTCCGATACGGTCGAAGAATACAGAAAAGAGGTACGGAAGCTGCTGGAAGAAAACAATAAAGAATATATACAGAGTGAACTCATGGATTCAGCGTGGAAGCAGGTACTGGAAAATACAGAAGTGAAAAAATATCCGAAGGACCGGCTGAAAGAGGAGGAACAGAGCTTTTACGACCATTATGAGGACGGCGCGGATATGTACGAGATGGATTTTCCGGAGTTTTTGTCGAAGATTGATATGACGGAGGCAGAGTTCAAAGAGAAGGCAGAAGAGGCGGCCCGTTCCAATGTAAAAGAAGATCTGACGGTGGAACTGATAGCGGATAAAGAGCATATAAAGCTCGATGATAAAGCGTATAAAAAGGCGAAAAAAGAACTGGCAGAAGAAATGGGATATGAGGATGTAAAAGCAATGGAAAAGGAAGCGCCGGAGGAGTCTGTCAGGCGTTACATCCTCAGAGAAAAAGTAAAAGAGTGGGTGGCTGACAACTGTATACAAGCTGCACCGGAGAAATAG
- a CDS encoding SLC13 family permease: MGKISESRKIKFPEAIGLLVAFVAILMWGALSAGIPTGISICLCSFTAALYGIIVLHKSWNEIQTGILKVIGIGMPATLILLMVGLISGSWLSSGTTPILIYWGLKILNPSIYLAVTFLITAIGGMATGSAWAIMATFGVALMGVANGLGIPAPAAAAAICCGSYLGDKWSPLSDVTNLASAVTEENSFRLFGCMIPTSGVSAGIALVIYAVMGFVMGTHGTFDASQTKEIISTLEDTYTFNPILILPLIVVVVLAVMKKPIFPVLVIGAGIGTVFSILIQGSSVTDALSALYNGYTVTTGNEAIDGLLSGGGLSYMMSLILMLFCAFVFAGIMESMGLLDAILEKLIKVAKSRGNLILISMITTVLGVYMTSSVYVSTIMNGRMYLPAYEKEGIDKIALARTLTECASNFGAIVPWSNGAIIMLSTFGVAWYQYAPYMFNHWLAMILVLICGYTGKFLPLSKKQDIESQDIYNTDTGGK, encoded by the coding sequence ATGGGAAAAATAAGTGAATCTAGAAAGATTAAATTTCCGGAAGCAATTGGGCTGCTCGTTGCTTTTGTTGCAATTCTGATGTGGGGTGCGCTGTCCGCGGGGATCCCGACTGGTATCTCTATCTGCCTCTGCTCATTCACAGCGGCTCTGTACGGAATCATTGTACTGCATAAATCGTGGAATGAGATACAGACAGGGATTTTGAAGGTTATCGGGATCGGAATGCCCGCCACATTAATATTGCTGATGGTAGGTCTGATTTCCGGTTCCTGGCTTTCGTCAGGTACTACACCTATTTTGATTTATTGGGGGCTTAAGATATTAAACCCATCTATTTATCTGGCAGTCACATTTTTGATCACTGCGATAGGAGGTATGGCAACCGGTTCTGCATGGGCAATTATGGCTACGTTCGGTGTGGCCCTCATGGGAGTGGCAAATGGTCTTGGGATCCCTGCGCCGGCGGCCGCAGCTGCAATCTGCTGTGGTTCGTATCTGGGCGATAAATGGAGTCCTCTTTCAGATGTGACCAATCTGGCCTCTGCTGTCACGGAGGAAAACTCATTCCGGCTGTTTGGCTGTATGATTCCCACATCCGGAGTCAGCGCAGGGATAGCATTAGTCATTTATGCAGTTATGGGGTTTGTGATGGGTACACACGGGACTTTTGATGCAAGCCAGACAAAGGAGATAATATCGACTCTTGAAGATACATATACATTTAACCCAATATTGATTCTGCCGCTCATAGTTGTTGTAGTGCTTGCGGTTATGAAGAAACCCATTTTCCCGGTACTGGTCATCGGAGCAGGGATCGGAACCGTATTTTCGATCCTGATCCAGGGTTCATCTGTAACAGACGCCCTGTCAGCCCTCTACAACGGGTATACTGTTACCACGGGAAATGAAGCGATTGACGGCCTGCTCTCCGGCGGCGGCCTGTCTTACATGATGTCATTGATCCTTATGCTGTTTTGCGCGTTTGTATTTGCCGGCATTATGGAATCAATGGGGCTGTTGGATGCGATTCTTGAAAAATTGATTAAAGTTGCAAAGAGCAGAGGCAATCTTATACTGATAAGCATGATCACTACTGTACTTGGCGTTTACATGACAAGCAGCGTCTATGTTTCTACCATCATGAACGGACGTATGTATCTGCCCGCTTACGAGAAAGAAGGGATCGACAAGATTGCGCTGGCGCGGACTCTTACAGAGTGTGCCTCCAATTTCGGCGCGATCGTGCCCTGGAGCAATGGCGCCATTATTATGCTGAGCACTTTTGGAGTCGCATGGTATCAGTATGCTCCCTATATGTTCAATCACTGGCTTGCTATGATACTGGTGTTAATATGCGGGTATACTGGAAAATTCCTTCCGCTTAGCAAAAAACAGGATATAGAGTCCCAGGATATATACAATACGGATACCGGCGGGAAATAA
- the dusB gene encoding tRNA dihydrouridine synthase DusB, whose amino-acid sequence MKKIGNIELENPYILAPMAGVTDLPFRLLCKEQGAGLLCMEMVSAKALQYNNKNTKLLLAIHPEEYPVSLQLFGSDPRIMSEAAKRIEELPFQILDINMGCPVPKVVRNGEGSALMKDPGLIYDIVHETVKAIDKPVTVKIRKGFDDEHVNAVEAARVIEEAGAAAVAVHGRTREQYYAGKADWDIIRKVKEAVSIPVIGNGDVVSGPSSAAMQEQTGCDMVMIGRAAQGNPWIFRELRAYAADGTVLPRPAEAEVRQTMLKHAKMQMEYKGEYLGIREMRKHVAWYTKGLKGASKLRAQINSVESYEELKHLLFERPAG is encoded by the coding sequence ATGAAAAAAATAGGAAACATTGAGCTTGAAAATCCATATATTCTGGCGCCTATGGCAGGGGTAACCGACCTGCCATTTCGTCTGCTCTGCAAAGAACAGGGGGCGGGCCTTTTATGTATGGAGATGGTCAGTGCGAAAGCGCTGCAGTACAATAATAAAAATACGAAGCTGCTGCTCGCAATTCACCCGGAAGAATATCCGGTCTCCCTTCAGCTGTTTGGTTCTGATCCGCGTATCATGAGCGAGGCGGCAAAGCGGATCGAGGAGCTTCCGTTTCAGATACTGGACATCAACATGGGATGTCCGGTACCCAAAGTTGTAAGGAATGGGGAGGGTTCTGCTCTGATGAAAGATCCGGGCCTTATATACGACATCGTACACGAGACGGTAAAAGCGATCGATAAACCGGTCACGGTGAAGATCCGCAAAGGATTTGACGACGAACATGTGAATGCGGTGGAAGCCGCCAGAGTCATAGAAGAGGCAGGCGCCGCCGCGGTGGCCGTGCACGGCAGGACAAGAGAGCAGTATTACGCCGGGAAAGCAGACTGGGACATTATACGGAAGGTAAAGGAGGCAGTCTCGATCCCCGTCATCGGAAACGGCGACGTGGTGTCCGGTCCTTCGTCTGCAGCCATGCAGGAACAGACCGGGTGTGACATGGTGATGATCGGCCGGGCGGCACAGGGGAATCCGTGGATATTCCGTGAGCTGAGGGCATATGCGGCAGACGGCACGGTTTTACCGCGTCCGGCTGAGGCTGAAGTGCGGCAGACTATGCTGAAGCATGCAAAGATGCAGATGGAATACAAGGGAGAATACCTCGGGATCAGAGAGATGAGAAAACATGTGGCGTGGTATACAAAGGGATTGAAAGGCGCCTCAAAGCTGCGGGCCCAGATCAACAGTGTAGAGTCGTATGAGGAGCTTAAGCACCTGCTCTTTGAAAGGCCCGCTGGATAA